In one window of Microbacterium dextranolyticum DNA:
- the ypfJ gene encoding KPN_02809 family neutral zinc metallopeptidase yields MTFNSNADVSGSGAKRRGPGGGVIAGGVGGLGAIAVILLQIFTGGDFSSLLVGPESGSSASGEGTEISNCRTGADANARIDCRLAAGTLSINQYWAKQVSGYREPQLIIVDGSTPTACGTASNATGPFYCPPEETVYIDPTFFDVLEQQFGDRTGPLAQLYVVAHEYGHHIQQITGVFDRYPSNGTGPRSNSVRAELQADCYAGAWVAAAADQKDAQGVAFLQRPTSDQIRDALDAAAAVGDDHIQAMSGRVNPESWTHGSSAQRQKWFGAGLQGGPRACDTFAAGNDL; encoded by the coding sequence ATGACGTTCAACAGCAACGCCGATGTCAGCGGGAGCGGCGCGAAGAGGCGCGGGCCCGGTGGCGGAGTCATCGCGGGTGGTGTCGGCGGGCTCGGGGCGATCGCGGTGATCCTGCTGCAGATCTTCACCGGCGGTGACTTCTCCAGCCTGCTCGTCGGCCCCGAGAGCGGATCCTCCGCGTCGGGCGAGGGCACCGAGATCTCCAACTGCCGCACCGGTGCTGACGCCAACGCGCGCATCGATTGCCGGCTCGCCGCGGGCACGCTCAGCATCAACCAGTACTGGGCGAAGCAGGTGAGCGGCTACCGCGAGCCGCAGCTGATCATCGTCGACGGGTCGACCCCGACCGCCTGCGGCACGGCATCCAATGCGACGGGCCCCTTCTATTGCCCGCCCGAGGAGACGGTGTACATCGACCCGACGTTCTTCGACGTGCTCGAGCAGCAGTTCGGCGACCGGACGGGGCCTCTCGCGCAGCTGTACGTCGTGGCGCACGAGTACGGTCACCACATCCAGCAGATCACCGGTGTTTTCGATCGCTATCCCTCAAACGGCACCGGACCGCGCAGCAACAGCGTGCGCGCGGAGCTGCAGGCCGACTGCTACGCCGGGGCTTGGGTTGCGGCGGCCGCGGATCAGAAGGATGCCCAGGGCGTCGCGTTCCTGCAGCGACCCACGAGTGACCAGATCCGCGATGCGCTGGATGCGGCCGCGGCGGTCGGCGACGACCACATCCAGGCGATGTCGGGGCGGGTCAATCCGGAGAGCTGGACGCACGGGTCGAGCGCGCAGCGGCAGAAGTGGTTCGGCGCGGGACTGCAGGGCGGTCCCCGAGCCTGCGACACCTTCGCCGCGGGGAACGATCTGTGA
- a CDS encoding malate dehydrogenase produces MDATNDPSTDSGPAATAGSPPQPVTVTITGAGGQIGYALLFRIAAGAMLGDRPVRLRLLEVPQGMKAAEGAALELQDCALHLLRSVDITDDARSGFEGANIAMLVGARPRTAGMERADLLSANAGIFGPQGAALNAVAAPDIRVVVVGNPANTNALIAAASAPDIPGERFAALTRLDHDRAVGQLAQAAGASPTDVRGVTIWGNHSATQFPDVDHALIAGRPARDVLSERLGGPGAALAWLDDEFVPRVAKRGAEIIAVRGSSSAASAANAAISHVRDSVLGTGDESVSAAVLSHGEYGVAEGIYSSFPVTSDGTGYRIVEGLSLDDRARARIDASASEIVAERDAVRALGLL; encoded by the coding sequence ATGGATGCCACCAACGACCCTTCGACCGACTCGGGGCCTGCGGCGACAGCAGGCTCGCCGCCGCAGCCGGTCACCGTCACGATCACCGGAGCCGGCGGTCAGATCGGCTACGCGCTGCTGTTCCGCATCGCCGCAGGCGCCATGCTCGGCGATCGGCCCGTGCGGCTGCGGCTGCTCGAGGTGCCGCAGGGAATGAAGGCGGCCGAAGGCGCCGCGCTCGAGCTGCAGGACTGCGCGCTTCATCTGCTGCGCAGCGTGGACATCACCGACGACGCGCGCAGCGGCTTCGAGGGCGCGAACATCGCGATGCTCGTCGGAGCCCGCCCTCGCACGGCGGGCATGGAGCGTGCCGACCTGCTGTCGGCCAACGCCGGGATCTTCGGCCCCCAAGGTGCGGCACTGAATGCCGTGGCCGCCCCCGACATCCGCGTCGTCGTGGTGGGCAACCCGGCGAACACGAACGCGTTGATCGCGGCGGCATCCGCCCCCGACATCCCCGGCGAGCGCTTCGCCGCCCTGACCCGTCTCGACCACGACCGTGCGGTGGGGCAGCTCGCCCAGGCAGCGGGCGCCTCCCCCACCGACGTCCGTGGCGTCACGATCTGGGGCAATCACTCGGCGACGCAGTTCCCCGACGTCGATCACGCGCTCATCGCGGGCCGCCCCGCCCGCGATGTGCTGTCGGAGCGGCTCGGAGGACCGGGCGCGGCCCTCGCCTGGCTCGACGACGAGTTCGTGCCCCGCGTCGCGAAGCGCGGAGCGGAGATCATCGCCGTCCGCGGGTCGTCGTCTGCGGCATCCGCGGCGAACGCGGCGATCTCGCACGTGCGCGACAGCGTGCTCGGCACCGGTGACGAATCGGTATCGGCCGCGGTGCTCTCGCACGGCGAGTACGGCGTCGCCGAGGGGATCTACTCCTCCTTCCCGGTGACGAGCGACGGAACCGGGTACCGCATCGTCGAAGGCCTCTCTCTCGACGATCGCGCCCGCGCCCGCATCGACGCCTCGGCCTCGGAGATCGTCGCCGAACGCGACGCCGTCCGCGCCCTCGGCCTGCTCTGA